The Paenibacillus sophorae genome has a segment encoding these proteins:
- a CDS encoding 2-hydroxyacid dehydrogenase: protein MAKPVVFIPSKIPEEEKVLRFLEAFAEVDYRDEEEMLDEDVFYDGLSRASGLMIYSRNKIRGHVLDRAPLLKAVSNIAVGYDNLDLNELTRRGILATNTPDVLTETTADLAFSLVLASGRRIAEADAFVKSGGWDGWLPSLMLGKDVHGATLGIIGYGRIGSAIARRARGFNMDILYNNLVREEKDEQELGIRFVPVEELLQNSDYVLVQVPLTPQTEKMISEKQFGLMKKDAYFINASRGGVVDEAALIRALQEKQIAGAGLDVFEHEPIDKTHPFLSMPNVVTLPHIGSATWQTRAKMAMKAAENMAAILQGRRPVNLVNPDVWTVKDGTVQ, encoded by the coding sequence ATGGCAAAACCCGTTGTGTTTATACCCAGCAAAATCCCGGAGGAAGAGAAGGTGCTGCGCTTCTTGGAGGCGTTCGCCGAGGTGGATTACAGAGATGAAGAAGAAATGCTGGATGAAGATGTCTTCTATGATGGATTGAGCCGCGCGTCTGGGCTGATGATCTATTCCCGCAATAAAATCCGCGGCCATGTGCTGGATCGCGCTCCTCTTCTAAAGGCAGTCTCTAACATTGCGGTCGGTTATGACAACCTTGACCTGAACGAACTGACCCGGCGCGGAATTCTTGCCACCAATACGCCGGATGTTCTGACCGAGACGACGGCCGATCTGGCCTTTAGTCTGGTGCTGGCTTCCGGAAGACGGATCGCCGAAGCCGATGCTTTCGTTAAAAGCGGCGGCTGGGACGGCTGGCTCCCCAGCCTGATGCTGGGCAAAGACGTACACGGCGCTACGCTTGGCATTATTGGCTACGGACGGATCGGCAGCGCCATTGCCCGGCGCGCCAGAGGCTTCAATATGGACATTCTGTACAACAATCTGGTCCGCGAGGAGAAGGATGAACAGGAGCTTGGGATTCGGTTTGTTCCGGTTGAGGAACTGCTTCAGAACTCCGACTACGTTCTCGTACAGGTGCCCCTCACACCGCAAACGGAAAAGATGATCAGCGAGAAGCAGTTCGGGCTGATGAAAAAGGATGCCTATTTCATCAACGCCTCCCGCGGCGGTGTTGTCGATGAGGCGGCGCTGATCCGGGCGCTGCAGGAGAAGCAGATTGCCGGAGCGGGTCTTGATGTATTCGAGCATGAGCCCATCGACAAGACCCATCCGTTCCTGTCGATGCCGAATGTGGTTACGCTTCCTCATATCGGAAGCGCTACCTGGCAGACGAGAGCCAAGATGGCCATGAAAGCGGCCGAGAATATGGCGGCCATCCTGCAGGGCCGGCGCCCGGTCAACCTGGTCAACCCGGATGTCTGGACCGTAAAAGACGGCACCGTTCAATAG
- a CDS encoding 2-dehydro-3-deoxygalactonokinase — MYAITIDTGTTNTRVNVWRDNEVVAEAFQPVGVRDTAITGSRQKLTQGVKTAIEEAMRTANVKTGDSVVILASGMITSNVGLYEIPHVPAPAGIQELAAAMVKAELPEIIDQPIWFVPGVKNNVPDLNLDTCETMDIMRGEEVEVVGITQKLQLEGPAVLILPGSHSKVVRIDGDNRITGCMTTIAGELLDVITKQTILANALQSSFAGELEEAVLLKGAAYAEKVGLGRTCFTVRILDMFSDLSINEKANFLLGAVLQADILAVKNSGALNVTPLLPVVVFGKELLREALIALIKHDPFFTGPVHSVGNEHKALAGFGALAIARERGILHNAQMA, encoded by the coding sequence ATGTATGCGATTACAATCGATACGGGCACAACGAATACGCGGGTGAACGTATGGCGCGACAACGAGGTCGTTGCGGAAGCTTTCCAACCTGTCGGCGTCAGAGACACGGCGATCACCGGCAGCAGACAAAAGCTCACCCAGGGAGTAAAGACGGCGATTGAGGAGGCTATGCGGACAGCGAATGTGAAGACCGGGGACTCCGTCGTCATTCTGGCTTCCGGAATGATAACTTCGAATGTCGGCCTATATGAAATTCCACATGTGCCGGCGCCCGCCGGAATACAGGAACTCGCGGCGGCGATGGTTAAGGCCGAGCTGCCGGAGATCATCGACCAGCCCATCTGGTTCGTTCCGGGCGTTAAGAACAACGTGCCAGATCTTAATCTAGACACCTGCGAAACGATGGATATCATGCGCGGAGAAGAGGTCGAGGTTGTAGGAATTACGCAAAAGCTGCAGCTTGAAGGCCCTGCCGTGCTGATCCTTCCGGGCTCTCATTCCAAAGTCGTCCGGATCGACGGCGACAACCGGATTACCGGATGCATGACCACGATAGCAGGCGAGCTGCTGGATGTGATTACGAAGCAGACCATTCTGGCAAACGCGCTGCAAAGCTCTTTTGCCGGCGAATTGGAGGAAGCCGTACTGCTTAAGGGGGCAGCCTATGCCGAGAAAGTCGGACTTGGAAGAACCTGCTTTACCGTGCGGATTCTGGATATGTTCAGCGATTTATCCATAAATGAGAAAGCGAACTTCCTGCTCGGCGCTGTGCTTCAGGCGGATATTCTGGCCGTGAAAAACAGCGGAGCCCTGAATGTAACTCCCCTGCTGCCGGTAGTCGTATTCGGCAAGGAGCTGCTTCGGGAGGCCCTCATCGCATTAATCAAGCACGACCCTTTCTTCACCGGTCCGGTTCATTCGGTCGGCAACGAGCATAAGGCGCTGGCCGGCTTCGGAGCGCTGGCTATTGCCCGCGAACGGGGAATTTTGCACAACGCTCAAATGGCTTAA